A genomic region of Sulfobacillus acidophilus DSM 10332 contains the following coding sequences:
- a CDS encoding para-aminobenzoate synthase, subunit I (PFAM: Aminotransferase class IV; chorismate binding enzyme~TIGRFAM: aminodeoxychorismate synthase, component I, bacterial clade~COGs: COG0147 Anthranilate/para-aminobenzoate synthase component I~InterPro IPR005802:IPR015890:IPR001544~KEGG: hau:Haur_2989 para-aminobenzoate synthase subunit I~PFAM: Chorismate binding, C-terminal; Aminotransferase, class IV~PRIAM: Aminodeoxychorismate synthase~SPTR: Para-aminobenzoate synthase, subunit I;~TIGRFAM: Para-aminobenzoate synthase, component I), translating to MIRFDFHDDGVLIFDQPVATFVATTPDEVGPVLRQAEDARRKGYWLAGLLSYEASAGIDPVLVTHPSAGFPLVWLGAYPVPKSLKDVTLDGGYQVGVWEPRVGLEEYARQIHQIREAIRAGLTYQVNYTMRWDASFSGEPYRWYHDLRRTHQGAYSAYLEVGRHVVLSASPELFFRITGSRIWTRPMKGTAPRGAFSSLDMDHYLRLRQSEKERAENIMIVDLMRNDLGRIARWGSVEVASAWSIERYPTVWQMTSTVSAELRPEMTWVDALHALFPAGSITGAPKARTMEMIQAVEPDPRGIYCGTIGYVKPNGDAVFNVAIRTVSVDRNEGRAQFGVGGGITWDSQVDAEYRELSAKAAFLEVASQAFALVETVRVVDGCITLKDYHTDRLRQSVEYFGWTWHSQAVDEAWDRLETTGAGRFRGRLLYYADGRVATEITPLAAGAGGMQSVAYAVKPMPPTDVWTWHKTTRRDRYMERHPAESPVFDHLLFNNRGEVTEFTRGNLVVKMPDGLWTPPISSGLLPGTFRQYLLDRKAVRERIITFHDVETAEQLWFINSVRGWVPVRLVNLAPD from the coding sequence ATGATACGTTTTGATTTTCATGATGACGGGGTTTTGATTTTTGATCAGCCCGTGGCGACCTTTGTGGCCACCACGCCCGATGAGGTGGGACCGGTCTTACGGCAGGCCGAGGATGCCCGCCGAAAGGGGTATTGGCTCGCGGGTTTATTAAGTTATGAGGCGAGTGCGGGAATCGATCCGGTACTCGTGACCCATCCCTCGGCCGGGTTTCCTTTGGTATGGCTCGGGGCCTATCCGGTCCCCAAGTCTTTGAAAGACGTTACGTTAGACGGAGGCTATCAGGTCGGGGTTTGGGAGCCTCGGGTCGGACTGGAGGAGTACGCTCGGCAGATTCACCAGATCCGGGAGGCGATTCGGGCCGGACTAACCTATCAAGTCAACTACACCATGCGTTGGGACGCTTCATTCAGCGGTGAACCCTACCGCTGGTATCATGATCTTCGAAGAACCCATCAGGGGGCGTATTCCGCCTATCTTGAGGTGGGGCGACATGTCGTGTTATCGGCTTCGCCGGAGCTCTTTTTCCGGATAACGGGGTCTCGGATTTGGACCCGGCCGATGAAGGGGACGGCTCCTCGCGGCGCGTTTTCCTCTTTGGATATGGACCACTATCTCCGGTTGCGGCAGTCCGAAAAAGAGCGTGCGGAAAATATCATGATTGTGGATTTGATGCGAAATGATCTGGGCCGGATTGCCCGGTGGGGTTCGGTCGAGGTGGCGTCCGCCTGGAGCATTGAGCGATATCCTACCGTCTGGCAAATGACGTCTACGGTCAGTGCGGAACTCAGGCCGGAAATGACTTGGGTCGACGCGTTGCACGCCCTTTTTCCGGCGGGCTCAATCACGGGCGCTCCGAAGGCGCGTACCATGGAAATGATTCAAGCGGTCGAACCCGATCCCCGCGGCATCTACTGTGGCACCATCGGCTACGTTAAGCCGAATGGCGATGCCGTATTTAACGTGGCGATTCGCACCGTGAGCGTTGACCGGAACGAGGGACGCGCCCAGTTTGGGGTGGGGGGCGGAATTACCTGGGATTCGCAGGTTGACGCGGAATATCGGGAATTATCTGCGAAAGCGGCGTTTCTCGAGGTGGCGTCCCAGGCGTTTGCCTTGGTGGAGACGGTGCGGGTGGTAGATGGCTGTATCACGCTGAAGGATTATCATACCGACCGACTCCGTCAATCGGTCGAGTATTTTGGCTGGACCTGGCATTCTCAGGCGGTGGATGAAGCGTGGGACCGTCTGGAAACCACCGGTGCCGGCCGTTTTCGAGGGCGGCTTCTCTACTATGCGGACGGTCGCGTGGCAACCGAAATCACGCCTTTGGCAGCCGGAGCAGGGGGAATGCAATCGGTGGCTTACGCGGTGAAGCCGATGCCTCCGACGGATGTCTGGACGTGGCATAAAACGACCCGACGGGATCGCTACATGGAACGACATCCTGCCGAGAGCCCGGTATTTGATCATTTGCTGTTTAACAACCGGGGCGAGGTTACCGAATTTACCCGTGGAAATCTTGTGGTGAAAATGCCGGACGGGTTATGGACTCCGCCGATCTCGAGCGGCTTGTTGCCGGGAACATTTCGGCAGTATCTACTGGATCGAAAGGCCGTTCGCGAGCGGATCATCACCTTTCATGACGTGGAAACAGCCGAACAATTATGGTTTATCAATAGCGTACGCGGATGGGTTCCGGTGCGCCTCGTGAATTTGGCGCCCGATTGA
- a CDS encoding transcriptional regulator, XRE family with cupin sensor (PFAM: Cupin domain; Helix-turn-helix~InterPro IPR001387:IPR013096~KEGG: bts:Btus_2774 transcriptional regulator, XRE family~PFAM: Cupin 2, conserved barrel; Helix-turn-helix type 3~SMART: Helix-turn-helix type 3~SPTR: Transcriptional regulator, XRE family), which translates to MEFDYAKLRTVRQERRLTIQELAEQAQVSASLISQIERGKVVPTLTVFWRICKALDIPMHIFFETDSAEQYVVRRENRKMLQFPDSQVRYFLLSPQVKGSIEFLLVEIEPGETHDPEGVVTHAGEEYGYILRGEMIVRLGTEDIHLREGDSIAFPSSIPHRYRNPGTTVCQSIWAMTPPSF; encoded by the coding sequence ATGGAGTTCGATTACGCCAAACTGCGGACCGTGCGTCAAGAACGGCGTTTGACGATTCAAGAATTGGCGGAGCAGGCTCAGGTCAGTGCCAGCCTGATTTCCCAAATCGAGCGAGGCAAAGTCGTGCCTACCCTCACCGTGTTTTGGCGCATATGCAAAGCATTGGATATTCCCATGCATATTTTTTTTGAAACCGATTCCGCCGAGCAATATGTGGTTCGTCGAGAGAACCGGAAGATGTTGCAATTTCCCGATTCTCAGGTGCGCTATTTCTTATTAAGTCCGCAAGTCAAGGGATCCATCGAATTTTTGCTGGTGGAAATTGAACCGGGCGAAACCCACGATCCTGAAGGGGTTGTTACCCACGCCGGCGAAGAATATGGGTATATTTTACGCGGTGAAATGATTGTTCGGCTAGGGACCGAAGACATTCATTTGCGGGAAGGAGACAGTATCGCGTTTCCCTCCTCGATACCCCATCGGTATCGAAATCCCGGTACGACCGTCTGCCAGTCCATTTGGGCGATGACCCCGCCTTCTTTTTAG
- a CDS encoding phosphate ABC transporter membrane protein 1, PhoT family (PFAM: Binding-protein-dependent transport system inner membrane component~TIGRFAM: phosphate ABC transporter, permease protein PstC~COGs: COG0573 ABC-type phosphate transport system permease component~InterPro IPR011864:IPR000515~KEGG: afr:AFE_1940 phosphate ABC transporter, permease protein PstC~PFAM: Binding-protein-dependent transport systems inner membrane component~SPTR: Phosphate transport system permease protein pstC;~TIGRFAM: Phosphate ABC transporter, permease protein PstC): protein MSLAPLLIVCVLAGYLSWSAWPVFRYMGWHFFTDPLWSLGNLYAAHPVTVHGVQVMPGASFGALVFMVGTVLTAGLALIIAVPVALGVAAGSAFFIHGRIRPWAAGLVEMMAGIPSVLYGLWGLTEVAPFVSHRLGPILNRLLSPLPFVSGPIASQTNLFVAVIVITLMIVPIMAATMRTVMEQIPPELIASGLALGWTEGETFWHVVWPFARPAVIGGSILGLGRALGETMAVLMVSGDALNILPHNLYSAISTMAATIAGQLDSALTDPTQMGVHALGALGFVLFLITVIVNVLARGIVRRAALRINAWNEEDVLL from the coding sequence GTGTCCCTAGCCCCGCTTCTCATCGTGTGCGTGCTCGCAGGCTATTTGAGCTGGTCGGCCTGGCCGGTATTCCGCTACATGGGATGGCACTTTTTTACCGATCCGCTCTGGAGCCTCGGGAACTTATATGCGGCTCACCCGGTCACCGTCCATGGCGTGCAGGTGATGCCGGGAGCCTCTTTTGGTGCCCTGGTGTTCATGGTCGGCACGGTCCTGACGGCCGGTTTAGCACTCATCATTGCCGTGCCGGTCGCCTTAGGGGTGGCTGCCGGCAGCGCCTTTTTCATTCACGGACGGATCCGCCCCTGGGCCGCCGGGTTAGTGGAAATGATGGCCGGTATTCCGAGTGTCCTCTACGGACTTTGGGGATTGACCGAGGTTGCTCCCTTTGTCAGTCATCGACTGGGCCCGATCTTAAATCGACTGTTGTCTCCCCTGCCGTTCGTGTCCGGACCGATTGCCAGCCAAACCAATTTATTCGTCGCGGTCATTGTTATCACTCTCATGATCGTCCCCATCATGGCCGCAACCATGCGGACCGTCATGGAGCAAATTCCGCCGGAACTTATCGCGAGTGGCTTGGCGCTTGGCTGGACGGAAGGCGAAACCTTCTGGCACGTGGTATGGCCCTTTGCCCGGCCGGCGGTGATCGGCGGCAGTATTTTAGGGTTGGGCCGGGCACTCGGGGAGACCATGGCAGTCCTTATGGTCAGCGGCGATGCCTTGAACATCTTGCCGCACAACCTCTACAGCGCGATTTCGACCATGGCCGCCACCATCGCCGGACAACTCGATTCGGCATTGACCGATCCGACCCAAATGGGCGTCCACGCGCTGGGCGCATTGGGCTTTGTGCTCTTTCTCATCACCGTCATCGTCAACGTGTTGGCCCGCGGAATTGTCAGGCGAGCCGCCTTACGCATTAACGCCTGGAACGAGGAGGACGTTTTGCTGTGA
- a CDS encoding phosphate ABC transporter, periplasmic phosphate-binding protein (PFAM: Bacterial extracellular solute-binding protein~TIGRFAM: phosphate ABC transporter, phosphate-binding protein~COGs: COG0226 ABC-type phosphate transport system periplasmic component~InterPro IPR005673:IPR006059~KEGG: afe:Lferr_1611 phosphate ABC transporter periplasmic phosphate-binding protein~PFAM: Bacterial extracellular solute-binding, family 1~SPTR: Phosphate ABC transporter, periplasmic phosphate-binding protein PstS;~TIGRFAM: Periplasmic phosphate binding protein), with product MSMHAIKWWSGLALGGALLAGCGTTAPTSQAPATKSPTAVAEASTPVTLLETGSTLLYPLFQKWVPVWEASHKNITITPAGTGSGTGIAQALAGTVQIGASDAYMSSAEMKPGILNIPLAISAQVIGYNLPGLNGRHLNLSGPILAGIYTGKITNWDAPQIQAANPGVPLPNHPIIPVRRSDSSGDSFLFTQYLTKSAPSSWTVGYATAPAWPAVSSEASAVGNGGMVQFLHANPYAIAYVGISYLNQMESDGLGYGALENPSGHYVLPTSQDIVSAASAMVPQTPADERISLIDAPGATAYPIINYEYAILQENQPSVTTANALKAFLSWAISPNGGNQSQFLNAVHFLPLPPSVVRLNQKQINEIH from the coding sequence ATGTCGATGCATGCCATAAAATGGTGGTCAGGTTTAGCGCTTGGCGGCGCGCTGTTAGCCGGGTGCGGCACCACCGCCCCGACCAGCCAAGCACCGGCCACAAAATCCCCAACCGCAGTCGCAGAAGCTTCAACACCGGTCACCCTGTTGGAAACCGGGTCCACCCTACTCTATCCGTTGTTCCAAAAATGGGTTCCCGTCTGGGAGGCGTCTCATAAAAATATCACGATTACCCCGGCTGGCACCGGTAGCGGCACCGGTATCGCTCAGGCGTTAGCCGGTACCGTCCAAATTGGTGCGTCGGACGCCTACATGTCCTCGGCCGAAATGAAGCCGGGCATTTTAAACATCCCGTTGGCGATTTCCGCCCAAGTGATTGGCTACAACCTGCCGGGTCTGAACGGTCGGCACCTGAATTTGTCCGGGCCCATTTTAGCCGGAATTTATACCGGCAAGATCACCAATTGGGATGCGCCGCAGATTCAAGCCGCGAATCCCGGCGTGCCGTTGCCGAATCACCCGATTATCCCGGTGCGGCGGAGCGACTCGTCCGGCGATAGTTTCTTGTTCACGCAATATCTCACCAAAAGCGCGCCCAGTAGTTGGACCGTCGGTTACGCGACGGCCCCGGCTTGGCCCGCGGTTTCCTCGGAAGCCAGTGCAGTCGGCAATGGCGGCATGGTGCAATTTTTACATGCGAATCCGTACGCCATCGCCTATGTCGGCATCTCCTACCTGAATCAAATGGAATCCGACGGATTGGGTTATGGCGCCTTGGAAAATCCCAGCGGACATTACGTGCTACCGACATCGCAAGATATCGTCTCGGCCGCGTCGGCTATGGTTCCTCAAACCCCTGCCGACGAGCGCATTTCCCTCATCGATGCACCCGGCGCGACCGCGTATCCGATTATCAACTACGAGTATGCCATTCTCCAGGAAAACCAACCGAGTGTGACGACGGCCAACGCTCTTAAGGCGTTTCTCAGTTGGGCGATTTCTCCGAACGGCGGCAATCAAAGCCAGTTTTTGAACGCGGTACACTTTTTGCCCTTACCGCCGTCAGTCGTTCGGTTGAACCAGAAACAAATCAATGAAATCCACTAA
- a CDS encoding hypothetical protein (PFAM: Family of unknown function (DUF633)~KEGG: chy:CHY_0459 hypothetical protein~SPTR: Putative uncharacterized protein), translated as MALARQGHEVYATEVTPRGYQVLAGSVAGTGVVPCLGDGLDALNQAPVDGIVIAGMGYGTILHILDYAPLPYRPLPYIVQPMQGALRLRQALQARGFGWRRANVVEDRHRYYPLWEIVRGQGHMWEGEIPEELAVSPLYPAYLRQELARIPDVPALPASQRNLRQQLWEAISRYDG; from the coding sequence ATGGCCCTGGCCCGACAGGGGCATGAGGTGTATGCGACCGAAGTAACGCCCCGTGGGTACCAAGTGCTGGCCGGGTCGGTTGCGGGTACCGGCGTGGTGCCTTGTTTAGGGGATGGACTGGATGCCTTAAACCAAGCGCCGGTTGACGGAATCGTCATCGCCGGCATGGGTTACGGCACGATTCTTCACATTTTAGACTATGCGCCTTTGCCGTATCGCCCGTTGCCCTATATCGTCCAACCGATGCAAGGGGCATTGAGACTGCGACAGGCGCTTCAAGCCCGTGGGTTCGGCTGGCGTCGGGCCAATGTGGTGGAAGATCGCCACCGTTACTACCCTCTTTGGGAAATTGTCCGAGGTCAAGGCCATATGTGGGAAGGTGAGATACCGGAAGAGTTGGCCGTGTCACCCCTTTATCCGGCCTATTTACGCCAGGAGTTGGCCCGGATTCCCGACGTGCCGGCTTTACCCGCCTCACAACGAAACCTCCGACAACAATTATGGGAGGCGATTTCACGCTATGACGGCTGA
- a CDS encoding Phosphate-transporting ATPase (PFAM: ABC transporter~COGs: COG1117 ABC-type phosphate transport system ATPase component~InterPro IPR003593:IPR003439~KEGG: vex:VEA_004378 phosphate transport ATP-binding protein PstB~PFAM: ABC transporter-like~PRIAM: Phosphate-transporting ATPase~SMART: ATPase, AAA+ type, core~SPTR: Phosphate ABC transporter, ATP-binding protein): protein MPSPYPSVHGAPVTTPAAIRFDQVSLAIAKRPILTDLSFEVPSGAVLAIVGPSGSGKSSVLKLINRLWDLTPGVRVTGTVWFGSTNVYDRRVDVTALRTHIGMVFQRPTPFPKSIYQNIALPLAIHGTPRAQIPERVEAALTQVGLWQDVSGRLHASALTLSGGQQQRLSIARALALKPAVLLLDEPASALDPKSRHTIDELIQTLRGHTTVILVTHHLEQAREVATHIGVLINGRLEALGVPDEIFRSTHPPVAQYLHHAQ from the coding sequence ATGCCGTCACCATATCCGTCAGTTCACGGTGCGCCTGTTACCACCCCCGCCGCCATTCGTTTTGATCAGGTCTCGTTGGCTATCGCCAAGCGTCCTATCTTAACCGATCTCTCATTCGAAGTCCCGTCGGGCGCCGTTTTGGCCATTGTCGGCCCTAGCGGGAGCGGCAAATCGAGCGTGTTAAAACTCATTAACCGCTTATGGGATCTGACCCCCGGCGTGCGCGTAACCGGCACCGTGTGGTTTGGTTCGACGAATGTCTATGACCGACGGGTGGATGTTACCGCACTGCGCACCCATATCGGAATGGTATTTCAACGGCCGACACCATTTCCTAAATCGATTTACCAGAATATCGCCTTGCCATTGGCCATTCATGGAACACCCCGGGCCCAAATTCCGGAACGTGTCGAAGCCGCGCTGACACAGGTAGGGCTATGGCAAGATGTTTCCGGCCGATTACACGCGTCGGCCTTGACCCTTTCCGGCGGCCAGCAACAACGCCTCTCCATTGCGCGGGCACTCGCTCTCAAACCCGCCGTCTTATTGTTGGACGAGCCCGCATCGGCCTTGGATCCCAAATCGCGGCACACGATCGATGAACTCATCCAAACTCTTCGGGGCCACACCACTGTCATATTGGTCACGCATCATCTCGAACAAGCCCGGGAGGTCGCAACCCATATCGGCGTGTTGATTAACGGACGACTGGAGGCTTTGGGGGTTCCCGACGAGATATTTCGGTCCACGCATCCGCCCGTGGCCCAATACTTGCACCATGCCCAATAA
- a CDS encoding hypothetical protein (COGs: COG3323 conserved hypothetical protein~KEGG: sth:STH598 hypothetical protein~SPTR: Putative uncharacterized protein): protein MTAEELQDWLGPDLEGLGDAVELGSLRLTVFSEGPDTVAVWPDQGTLGLGRFGRLRALQRLFLGSPLPVRYAITPYVKLVTYVPEGHQDRVRDHVTAAGAGHIGDYSDCTYMTSGEGTFRPGDHTRPFIGQKGQLERVREWRLETIVPRWRLDYVLNALLSVHPYEEVAYDVIPLANALRLPYGYQKDDTWIVPEMVADVVVWAVRARPRQIRVEKISWVQRKKLYAAGIRVVIEEPGAILWPGVEKLWHEKRPPWA, encoded by the coding sequence ATGACGGCTGAAGAGTTGCAAGATTGGCTGGGTCCCGACCTGGAGGGTCTAGGGGACGCCGTGGAGCTTGGCTCTCTTCGGTTGACGGTATTTTCCGAGGGGCCGGATACGGTGGCCGTTTGGCCGGATCAGGGGACACTCGGACTGGGCCGGTTTGGGCGGCTTCGGGCGCTCCAACGTCTTTTCTTGGGAAGCCCGTTACCGGTCCGCTATGCGATTACTCCCTATGTGAAATTGGTGACCTATGTGCCCGAGGGACATCAGGACCGGGTGCGAGACCACGTGACCGCCGCGGGCGCCGGACACATTGGCGACTATTCGGATTGTACCTACATGACTAGCGGTGAGGGAACGTTTCGTCCAGGCGACCACACTCGGCCTTTTATCGGACAAAAAGGTCAATTAGAACGCGTCCGGGAATGGCGGCTTGAAACCATTGTTCCCCGTTGGCGGCTCGATTATGTGTTAAATGCGTTACTTTCGGTTCATCCGTATGAAGAAGTGGCGTATGATGTGATTCCCTTAGCCAATGCGTTGCGCTTGCCTTACGGCTATCAAAAGGATGATACCTGGATCGTTCCTGAAATGGTGGCCGATGTGGTAGTATGGGCGGTACGTGCCCGACCGCGGCAAATTCGCGTCGAAAAAATTTCTTGGGTTCAACGAAAAAAGTTATATGCGGCGGGCATACGAGTCGTGATTGAAGAACCCGGGGCCATATTATGGCCGGGTGTCGAAAAACTTTGGCATGAAAAGAGGCCGCCTTGGGCATGA
- a CDS encoding phosphate ABC transporter membrane protein 2, PhoT family (PFAM: Binding-protein-dependent transport system inner membrane component~TIGRFAM: phosphate ABC transporter, permease protein PstA~COGs: COG0581 ABC-type phosphate transport system permease component~InterPro IPR000515~KEGG: amv:ACMV_21610 putative phosphate ABC transporter permease~PFAM: Binding-protein-dependent transport systems inner membrane component~SPTR: Phosphate ABC transporter membrane protein 2, PhoT family): MMIRLKKPSISPDARPSRSRRIRGGLWRLGAYGATGLMIGVLSLILMTVIKGAQPAWHWTVFTTPTEGLTGGLANAITGTLWLGGLTLVLVSAIGIAVATYAFVYGSPFMRNALLFLSDLLSGIPSIVFGYVGYLAFVVALGWGFSALAAALTLTMLALPYGIRSTLQALEKVPPEYWESALALGFPRYRVIWSILWPASRAGIANGAILALSVAMGETAPLLYTADWSETVPSWHLTHHPVAYLTYVVWTFIQQPYPTANALAYMAGLLLMMMVGTLSFITRLKSLR; the protein is encoded by the coding sequence GTGATGATAAGGCTTAAGAAGCCTAGCATATCCCCTGATGCACGACCAAGCCGGTCTCGCCGTATACGCGGCGGCCTCTGGCGCTTGGGGGCCTACGGCGCTACCGGGTTGATGATCGGCGTGTTAAGCCTGATATTAATGACCGTTATCAAAGGGGCGCAACCGGCGTGGCACTGGACAGTCTTCACCACGCCCACCGAAGGGTTGACCGGGGGGCTAGCCAACGCCATCACGGGAACGCTCTGGCTCGGCGGTCTGACCTTAGTACTGGTCAGCGCCATCGGCATTGCCGTGGCCACCTATGCGTTCGTTTACGGTTCGCCGTTTATGCGGAACGCCCTTCTCTTTTTAAGCGATCTATTGTCCGGCATCCCTTCGATTGTTTTCGGCTATGTCGGCTATCTGGCGTTCGTTGTAGCGTTAGGTTGGGGATTTTCCGCCTTGGCGGCCGCCCTGACGCTCACCATGCTGGCGCTCCCTTATGGGATTCGCAGTACATTGCAAGCGTTAGAGAAAGTACCTCCGGAATACTGGGAATCGGCACTCGCTCTCGGTTTTCCGCGCTATCGGGTGATCTGGTCGATTCTCTGGCCCGCTTCTCGCGCCGGTATCGCCAACGGGGCCATTTTGGCCTTATCGGTGGCTATGGGGGAAACCGCCCCTCTACTTTACACGGCCGATTGGTCCGAAACCGTTCCCTCGTGGCACCTTACGCATCATCCGGTAGCCTACTTGACCTACGTGGTCTGGACCTTCATTCAACAACCGTATCCCACCGCCAACGCATTAGCCTATATGGCGGGTCTATTGTTAATGATGATGGTAGGCACTCTCTCTTTTATTACTCGGCTGAAATCTTTGCGTTAG
- a CDS encoding protein of unknown function UPF0047 (PFAM: Uncharacterised protein family UPF0047~TIGRFAM: secondary thiamine-phosphate synthase enzyme~COGs: COG0432 conserved hypothetical protein~InterPro IPR001602~KEGG: dol:Dole_2112 hypothetical protein~PFAM: Uncharacterised protein family UPF0047~SPTR: Putative uncharacterized protein;~TIGRFAM: Uncharacterised protein family UPF0047), translated as MVELRIETHRREELVNITERIARIVTTSGIQNGILVIQSPHTTLGLTANENADPAVVRDLLGHLRTLVPPDAPFQHQERNSDSHIKVSLVGPSLSLIIHQGQVMLGTWQGIFACEFDGPRQRRLWIQIVGQ; from the coding sequence ATGGTCGAGTTACGGATTGAGACCCATAGAAGGGAAGAATTGGTCAATATCACCGAGCGTATTGCCCGAATAGTCACCACCTCCGGTATCCAAAACGGCATCTTGGTCATTCAGTCGCCCCATACCACCCTCGGTTTGACCGCCAACGAAAATGCCGATCCGGCAGTCGTCCGCGATCTGCTGGGCCATCTCCGTACGCTGGTACCGCCGGACGCTCCCTTTCAACATCAGGAACGGAACTCGGATAGTCATATTAAAGTGAGCCTGGTTGGTCCCTCCCTCTCGCTGATTATCCACCAGGGTCAGGTGATGCTGGGTACTTGGCAAGGCATTTTTGCCTGCGAATTCGACGGTCCCCGCCAACGCCGACTTTGGATTCAAATTGTCGGCCAGTAG
- a CDS encoding Thymidine kinase (PFAM: Thymidine kinase~COGs: COG1435 Thymidine kinase~InterPro IPR001267~KEGG: sur:STAUR_5842 thymidine kinase~PFAM: Thymidine kinase~PRIAM: Thymidine kinase~SPTR: Thymidine kinase), with protein MAGYITVFTGEMFSGKSEALEAQVRTAVNRGAVTQVFYPEQAARASQRDIAHRLREPHPNLKLTPVPQADAEWLLRHVVPDADVVAIDEAQFFTPAIVSVLQQLRMRGLVIYVAGLDQDYRGNPFGPMGQILCIANQIHKLHARCARCGASEALFSQRVVALSDQIVIGDTIYQPVCEDCYHLAGAVSLAD; from the coding sequence ATGGCAGGATACATCACCGTTTTTACCGGGGAAATGTTTTCAGGGAAATCGGAAGCGCTGGAAGCGCAGGTGAGAACGGCGGTGAACCGGGGCGCCGTAACCCAGGTTTTTTATCCCGAACAGGCCGCGAGGGCTAGCCAACGGGATATTGCCCATCGATTGCGGGAACCGCACCCTAACTTGAAACTGACGCCGGTGCCGCAGGCGGACGCCGAATGGCTCTTACGCCATGTGGTTCCGGATGCGGATGTGGTGGCGATTGACGAGGCGCAGTTTTTTACGCCTGCCATCGTATCGGTGCTCCAGCAATTACGGATGCGCGGGCTGGTCATCTATGTCGCCGGGCTGGATCAAGATTATCGAGGAAATCCCTTCGGGCCAATGGGCCAGATTTTATGTATTGCGAATCAAATTCACAAGTTGCATGCCCGTTGTGCTCGCTGTGGCGCGTCCGAGGCGCTTTTTTCGCAAAGGGTGGTGGCCTTGTCCGACCAAATCGTCATCGGGGATACCATCTATCAACCCGTGTGCGAAGACTGTTATCATTTAGCGGGGGCGGTTTCATTAGCCGATTAG